One Pseudonocardia abyssalis DNA segment encodes these proteins:
- a CDS encoding (Fe-S)-binding protein gives MLVRLIIGLAMTVIAIAVSGRRALWIYKLISSGQPDNDRAEGLGQRVRAQFVEVFGQRKLLKWSVPGLAHLFTFYAFVILITVYLEAYGALFVPDFAIPLIGTWPVLGFLQDTIAVLAMISLGVFAVIRVRNAPERRARDSRFYGSHTGGAWLILFMIFNVLWTLFLYRAAASALGYLPYTSGAWASIGLGTLFAGVPEPTLEIIESVGLLLHIGVMLVFTVIIAYSKHLHIFTAPINVSAKRFPKALGPLQVMESDGKPIDFEDPGEDDTFGRGKIEDFTWKGMLDFATCTECGRCQSQCPAWNTGKPLSPKILIMDLRDHMNAKAPYMIGGKEMPAEGSIDFSAGLTAHPGHGVPESGYERITGSGPEQAARPLVGTAEQGGVIDPDVLWACTTCGACVEQCPVDIEHVDHIVDMRRNQVLIESEFPSELGTLFKNLENKGNPWGQNAKERLDWTKKLGFTVNVFDGELAPETEYLFWIGCAGAFDDGAKKTVQATAELLHRAGVTYTVLGPEETCTGDPARRSGNEFLFQMLAQQNVEVLNAVFEGREAGTRKIVTTCPHCLNTLGREYPQLDGHYEVVHHTQLLNKLVREGKLVPVAAPAEDKLAPVTYHDPCYLGRHNEIYEEPRELVGAVATITEMPRHADRSMCCGAGGAQMWMEERIGQRVNVNRTEEAIATLSGAATPGEAALNARGANSDTPVAGGDGAVSGTIAVGCPFCKTMLSDGLTQKQGEGSGEGMQVQDVSQMLLTAVKRGDASTNGHSTDGAATAPAQEKEPAEGDSQS, from the coding sequence GTGCTCGTGAGACTGATCATCGGCCTGGCGATGACCGTGATCGCCATTGCGGTCTCGGGCCGCCGGGCGCTCTGGATCTACAAGCTGATCTCGTCGGGTCAGCCGGACAACGACCGCGCCGAAGGGCTGGGCCAGCGGGTCCGCGCGCAGTTCGTGGAGGTCTTCGGTCAGCGCAAGCTGCTGAAGTGGTCGGTGCCCGGCCTGGCGCACCTGTTCACCTTCTACGCGTTCGTCATCCTGATCACGGTGTATCTCGAGGCCTACGGCGCGCTGTTCGTGCCGGACTTCGCGATCCCGCTGATCGGCACGTGGCCCGTGCTCGGGTTCCTGCAGGACACCATCGCCGTGCTCGCGATGATCTCCCTGGGCGTGTTCGCGGTGATCCGCGTGCGCAACGCCCCCGAGCGTCGCGCGCGGGACTCCCGCTTCTACGGCAGTCACACCGGTGGCGCGTGGCTGATCCTGTTCATGATCTTCAACGTCCTGTGGACGCTGTTCCTCTACCGCGCCGCCGCGTCCGCACTGGGCTACCTGCCCTACACCTCCGGCGCCTGGGCGTCGATCGGGCTGGGCACCCTGTTCGCCGGGGTGCCCGAGCCGACGCTGGAGATCATCGAGTCCGTCGGCCTGCTGCTGCACATCGGCGTGATGCTGGTCTTCACGGTGATCATCGCCTACAGCAAGCACCTGCACATCTTCACCGCGCCGATCAACGTCTCGGCCAAGCGCTTCCCGAAGGCGCTGGGCCCGCTGCAGGTCATGGAGTCCGACGGCAAGCCGATCGACTTCGAGGACCCGGGCGAGGACGACACGTTCGGCCGCGGGAAGATCGAGGACTTCACCTGGAAGGGCATGCTCGACTTCGCGACCTGCACCGAGTGCGGTCGCTGTCAGTCGCAGTGCCCGGCGTGGAACACCGGCAAGCCGCTCTCGCCGAAGATCCTGATCATGGACCTGCGCGACCACATGAACGCGAAGGCGCCGTACATGATCGGCGGCAAGGAGATGCCCGCCGAGGGCTCGATCGACTTCTCCGCCGGTCTCACCGCGCACCCCGGGCACGGCGTCCCCGAGTCCGGCTACGAGCGGATCACCGGCTCCGGCCCCGAGCAGGCCGCGCGCCCGCTCGTCGGCACCGCGGAGCAGGGCGGGGTCATCGACCCCGACGTCCTGTGGGCGTGCACCACCTGCGGGGCGTGCGTCGAGCAGTGCCCCGTCGACATCGAGCACGTCGACCACATCGTCGACATGCGCCGCAACCAGGTCCTGATCGAGTCGGAGTTCCCCTCCGAGCTCGGCACGCTGTTCAAGAACCTGGAGAACAAGGGCAACCCCTGGGGCCAGAACGCCAAGGAGCGCCTGGACTGGACGAAGAAGCTCGGCTTCACCGTCAACGTCTTCGACGGAGAGCTGGCCCCGGAGACGGAGTACCTGTTCTGGATCGGCTGCGCCGGCGCGTTCGACGACGGCGCGAAGAAGACCGTGCAGGCCACCGCGGAGCTGCTGCACCGCGCCGGGGTGACCTACACGGTCCTCGGCCCGGAGGAGACCTGCACCGGTGACCCGGCGCGGCGCTCGGGCAACGAGTTCCTGTTCCAGATGCTGGCCCAGCAGAACGTCGAGGTCCTCAACGCGGTGTTCGAGGGCCGCGAGGCGGGCACCCGCAAGATCGTCACGACCTGCCCGCACTGCCTCAACACCCTGGGCCGGGAGTACCCGCAGCTCGACGGGCACTACGAGGTCGTCCACCACACGCAGCTGCTCAACAAGCTCGTGCGCGAGGGCAAGCTCGTCCCGGTCGCGGCCCCGGCCGAGGACAAGCTGGCCCCGGTCACCTACCACGACCCGTGCTACCTGGGCCGGCACAACGAGATCTACGAGGAGCCGCGCGAGCTCGTCGGTGCGGTCGCGACCATCACCGAGATGCCGCGGCACGCAGACCGGTCCATGTGCTGTGGGGCCGGTGGCGCGCAGATGTGGATGGAGGAGCGGATCGGGCAGCGGGTGAACGTCAACCGCACCGAGGAGGCCATCGCCACGCTCTCCGGTGCGGCGACGCCGGGCGAGGCCGCCCTCAACGCCCGCGGCGCGAACTCCGACACCCCCGTCGCCGGTGGTGACGGCGCCGTGAGCGGCACCATCGCGGTCGGTTGCCCGTTCTGCAAGACCATGCTGTCCGACGGTCTCACCCAGAAGCAGGGCGAGGGTTCCGGCGAGGGCATGCAGGTGCAGGACGTCTCGCAGATGCTGCTCACCGCGGTCAAGCGCGGCGACGCCTCCACGAACGGTCACTCCACCGACGGCGCCGCCACCGCGCCCGCGCAGGAGAAGGAGCCGGCCGAGGGCGACTCGCAGAGCTGA
- a CDS encoding response regulator transcription factor: MTAIRVVLADDESLTRGAVGALLGLESDLEIVGEAGTGDEAVVAIREHRPDVAVLDVEMPGRDGAEVAQWVAANEPGTRCIILTRHARPGVLRRALAAGAAGFVTKSAPATLLADVIRRVHRGGRYVDPDLAMTALMTEDCPLTDRELDVLRHVAPSGTAADIAERVHLSPGTVRNYLSSAMHKLGAGNRSEAVERARDHGWL; encoded by the coding sequence GTGACTGCCATCCGCGTCGTCCTCGCCGACGACGAGTCGCTGACGCGCGGCGCGGTCGGCGCGCTGCTCGGGCTGGAGTCCGACCTGGAGATCGTCGGGGAGGCGGGCACCGGCGACGAGGCCGTCGTCGCGATCCGGGAGCACCGGCCCGATGTCGCCGTGCTCGACGTCGAGATGCCCGGCCGCGACGGGGCCGAGGTCGCTCAGTGGGTCGCCGCCAACGAGCCCGGCACGCGCTGCATCATCCTGACCCGGCACGCCCGGCCCGGGGTCCTGCGACGCGCGCTCGCCGCCGGCGCGGCCGGGTTCGTCACGAAGAGCGCGCCCGCCACGCTGCTCGCCGACGTCATCCGCCGCGTGCACCGCGGCGGCCGCTACGTCGACCCGGACCTCGCGATGACCGCGCTGATGACGGAGGACTGCCCGCTGACCGACCGCGAGCTCGACGTCCTGCGTCACGTCGCCCCGTCCGGTACCGCCGCCGACATCGCCGAGCGCGTGCACCTCTCGCCGGGCACGGTCCGCAACTACCTGTCCTCGGCGATGCACAAGCTCGGGGCGGGCAACCGCTCGGAGGCGGTCGAGCGCGCCCGCGACCACGGCTGGTTGTAG
- a CDS encoding histidine kinase, producing the protein MDTSPPGFEERRVRSARRFGRIGLVSTLLYLALVPIPLFLDAVRPEFVVIMIVLYVAGFGLHLWRIRELMRSLGRPASLWFTISASVVGLAVTIVGLGSGALGFTWSLLGGVLLGDIVGGRRARVTLLWVTAAAVLTAVLGYWTTGLIYPLDPDSQAFRWFTVGLAVTYVAGMWILDVERLWWLKAVIDIDGSRRTAAELATARERLRLADDLHDILGHALEVVAFKSELAARHPDHERARAEMVEVQRVARESLTEVRALVRDTRTIDLVTELVGARAVLDSSGIALVVRGDPETVGPTARNVLGRVLREAMTNVLRHAEPSHCSIEIDVSGGDARLVVVNDGALPTDAADPGTGLAALERHLAEHAGHLDAGLTPEGTFRLDASLPVGVR; encoded by the coding sequence GTGGACACCTCGCCGCCCGGTTTCGAGGAGCGCCGCGTGCGCTCGGCCCGCCGGTTCGGGCGCATCGGCCTGGTGAGCACGCTGCTCTACCTCGCGCTGGTGCCGATCCCCCTGTTCCTCGACGCGGTCCGGCCCGAGTTCGTGGTGATCATGATCGTGCTCTACGTCGCCGGGTTCGGCCTGCACCTGTGGCGGATCCGTGAGCTCATGCGGTCGCTCGGCCGCCCGGCCTCGCTCTGGTTCACGATCTCCGCGTCGGTGGTCGGGCTCGCCGTCACCATCGTCGGGCTGGGCAGCGGCGCGCTCGGGTTCACCTGGTCCCTGCTCGGCGGGGTGCTGCTCGGCGACATCGTCGGGGGCCGTCGGGCGCGGGTCACGCTCCTCTGGGTGACCGCGGCCGCCGTGCTGACGGCCGTACTCGGCTACTGGACGACCGGCCTGATCTACCCGCTCGACCCGGACTCGCAGGCCTTCCGCTGGTTCACCGTGGGCCTCGCCGTCACCTACGTCGCCGGCATGTGGATCCTCGACGTCGAGCGGCTGTGGTGGCTCAAGGCCGTGATCGACATCGACGGGTCGCGCCGCACCGCCGCCGAGCTCGCCACCGCCCGCGAGCGGCTGCGCCTGGCCGACGACCTGCACGACATCCTCGGGCACGCGCTCGAGGTCGTCGCGTTCAAGAGCGAGCTGGCCGCGCGCCACCCCGACCACGAGCGCGCCCGCGCGGAGATGGTGGAGGTGCAGCGGGTGGCCAGGGAGTCGCTGACGGAGGTGCGCGCGCTGGTCCGCGACACCCGCACGATCGACCTCGTCACCGAGCTCGTCGGGGCCCGCGCCGTGCTGGACTCCTCCGGGATCGCCCTCGTCGTCCGCGGCGACCCCGAGACCGTCGGACCGACCGCCCGCAACGTGCTGGGCCGGGTGCTGAGAGAGGCGATGACCAACGTGCTGCGCCACGCGGAGCCCAGCCACTGCTCCATCGAGATCGACGTGAGCGGTGGCGACGCGCGGCTCGTCGTCGTCAACGACGGAGCCCTGCCCACCGACGCGGCCGACCCCGGCACCGGCCTGGCCGCACTGGAGCGCCACCTCGCCGAGCACGCGGGCCACCTCGACGCCGGGCTCACGCCCGAGGGCACGTTCCGGCTCGACGCATCCCTCCCCGTGGGGGTTCGGTGA
- a CDS encoding ABC transporter ATP-binding protein: MTQTTTGPAAVPRAADQDTAISVRDLRVSYGDFDAVRGIDLDVRRGEIFALLGTNGAGKTTTLEVLEGFGSRTGGTVSVLGLDPAVDRAALQPRMGVQLQEGGFVDELTVLETLQLWQRLVERPDRPERLMERFELTARRDVGVNKLSGGEKRRLDLAMAVWGSPELVILDEPTTGLDPESRRRTWDAIQELQDAGRTVVLTTHYLEEAEALADRVAIMHEGRVAVAGSLAGIVAAQPSGFSATLPGDVGELPVVGGTVERDGDRVRVRTEDLQGDLTAFLTWAADRGVRLSDLRAAPASLADIYHAVRTGSEQP; the protein is encoded by the coding sequence ATGACACAGACGACCACCGGACCCGCGGCCGTCCCGCGGGCGGCGGATCAGGACACCGCGATCTCGGTGCGGGACCTCCGCGTCAGCTACGGCGACTTCGACGCCGTCCGCGGCATCGACCTCGACGTCCGCCGCGGCGAGATCTTCGCCCTGCTCGGCACGAACGGAGCGGGCAAGACCACCACGCTCGAGGTGCTGGAGGGCTTCGGCTCGCGTACCGGCGGCACGGTGTCGGTGCTCGGTCTCGACCCCGCGGTCGACCGCGCCGCGCTCCAACCGCGGATGGGTGTCCAGCTGCAGGAGGGCGGGTTCGTCGACGAGCTGACGGTGCTGGAGACGCTGCAGCTGTGGCAGCGGCTCGTCGAGCGGCCGGACCGTCCCGAACGCCTGATGGAGCGCTTCGAGCTGACGGCCCGGCGCGACGTCGGCGTCAACAAGCTCTCGGGTGGGGAGAAGCGGCGGCTCGACCTCGCGATGGCGGTGTGGGGATCCCCGGAGCTGGTGATCCTCGACGAGCCGACGACCGGGCTGGACCCGGAGTCGCGCCGCCGTACCTGGGACGCGATCCAGGAGTTGCAGGACGCCGGGCGCACGGTCGTGCTCACCACGCACTACCTGGAGGAGGCCGAGGCGCTGGCCGACCGGGTCGCGATCATGCACGAGGGGCGGGTCGCGGTGGCGGGGTCGCTCGCCGGGATCGTCGCGGCGCAGCCGTCGGGCTTCTCCGCGACGCTGCCCGGTGACGTGGGGGAGCTGCCGGTCGTCGGCGGGACGGTCGAGCGCGACGGTGACCGCGTCCGCGTCCGCACCGAGGACCTGCAGGGCGACCTCACCGCGTTCCTGACCTGGGCGGCCGATCGAGGGGTTCGGCTGTCCGACCTGCGGGCGGCACCCGCCTCGCTCGCCGACATCTACCACGCTGTGCGCACCGGATCGGAGCAGCCATGA
- a CDS encoding ABC transporter permease — protein sequence MTTAAPTPVTTPGSNASRVLALGAAEVRLLLRNRTAAISSLFLPIAFGVFFAFTFDAGSESGPGIWATIAALQLVLTFTMGVYITITQTVVARRQTRVLKRMRTSSLSDAGVLIATTGPAVAIALVHLVLYAIINTLLGAPFPADVVPLALAVVGGLAVCVTAGFATSIVTPTPERAQITTLPLFFLMFAAAFVVPILPVDSWWQALVLVPGAPIGLLTQLAFTGGTWAPGLLGLPAALPGVVSLIGWTVAFAVLAQRRFRWDPRV from the coding sequence ATGACCACCGCCGCCCCCACCCCGGTCACCACCCCCGGGAGCAACGCCTCGCGGGTCCTCGCGCTGGGCGCCGCCGAGGTGCGGCTGCTGCTGCGCAACCGGACGGCCGCGATCTCGTCGTTGTTCCTGCCGATCGCGTTCGGCGTGTTCTTCGCCTTCACCTTCGACGCGGGCTCCGAGAGCGGGCCGGGGATCTGGGCGACGATCGCGGCGCTGCAGCTGGTGCTGACGTTCACGATGGGCGTCTACATCACGATCACGCAGACCGTGGTGGCGCGGCGGCAGACACGGGTGCTCAAGCGGATGCGCACGAGCAGCCTGTCCGACGCCGGCGTGCTGATCGCCACCACGGGTCCGGCCGTCGCGATCGCGCTGGTGCACCTGGTGCTCTACGCGATCATCAACACGCTCCTCGGGGCGCCGTTCCCGGCCGACGTCGTGCCGCTGGCGCTCGCCGTCGTCGGAGGGCTCGCGGTGTGCGTCACCGCCGGCTTCGCGACGTCGATCGTCACGCCGACGCCGGAGCGCGCGCAGATCACCACGCTGCCGCTGTTCTTCCTCATGTTCGCCGCGGCGTTCGTGGTGCCGATCCTGCCGGTCGACTCGTGGTGGCAGGCGCTGGTGCTGGTGCCCGGCGCCCCGATCGGGCTGCTCACCCAGCTCGCGTTCACCGGCGGCACCTGGGCCCCGGGCCTGCTCGGACTGCCCGCGGCGCTGCCCGGCGTCGTCAGCCTGATCGGCTGGACGGTGGCGTTCGCCGTGCTGGCCCAGCGCCGGTTCCGCTGGGACCCGCGCGTCTGA
- the dcd gene encoding dCTP deaminase, which translates to MLLSDGDLLKELDGGRLVLDPWDRAMLQPSSIDVRLDRFFRVFQNSRYTHIDPAEQQDELTSAVEPDGDEPFVLHPGEFVLGSTFEAVTLPDDLAGRLEGKSSLGRLGLLTHSTAGFIDPGFSGHITLELSNVANLPITLWPGMKIGQLCLFRLSSPAQRPYGSDGVGSRYQGQRGPTPSRAHLNFHRVDTRR; encoded by the coding sequence GTGCTCCTGTCCGACGGTGATCTGCTGAAGGAACTCGACGGCGGCCGACTGGTCCTCGATCCGTGGGACCGGGCGATGCTGCAGCCCTCGAGCATCGACGTGCGCCTCGACCGCTTCTTCCGGGTGTTCCAGAACTCGCGGTACACCCACATCGACCCGGCGGAGCAGCAGGACGAGCTCACCTCCGCCGTGGAGCCCGACGGCGACGAGCCGTTCGTGCTGCACCCCGGCGAGTTCGTGCTCGGGTCGACCTTCGAGGCCGTGACCCTGCCCGACGACCTGGCGGGGCGCCTCGAGGGGAAGAGTTCCCTGGGCCGCCTCGGCCTGCTGACGCACTCCACCGCCGGGTTCATCGACCCGGGCTTCTCCGGGCACATCACGCTGGAGCTGTCGAACGTCGCGAACCTGCCGATCACACTGTGGCCGGGGATGAAGATCGGCCAGCTGTGCCTGTTCCGGCTGTCCAGCCCGGCGCAGCGCCCCTACGGCAGCGACGGCGTCGGGTCCCGCTACCAGGGGCAGCGCGGTCCGACGCCGTCGCGGGCGCACCTCAACTTCCACCGGGTCGACACCCGGCGCTGA
- a CDS encoding UDP-N-acetylglucosamine 2-epimerase, with protein sequence MTQIEPPLGSLPDQDHDHDVLLIAGSRPEVARLAPVATAFNDAARIRALTIATGVDPMSVHEAFEALGVPADVTLLLREAPGTHPAAVGAMLMTRIDELLVDLDPSAVMVYGGGMTAAMAAQVAFWRQIPVVHLQAGVASDDLLCPFPQEANRRIIGQLASLFLTTGGAALGSPIGPNAIPVGDTMAANPQPADLRFARLVRRVRAGDSKLVLVGLDRPDSLGVLAGLPNLLDRESDVEIVVYGELAAHGAAAPIAQHDRAIAVRALPLAELVGLIAAATVLVSDDPELVTDAPGLGTPAVLVDGPHVAQPGDSIRSILSPRVMTTVRQVLAVSPKHEVEPSDGKEAERVEQSVAWMFGLTPSPVLTEPVVPEQAAAEPVVDSEDADEPSNTEA encoded by the coding sequence CCACGATGTCCTGTTGATCGCCGGTAGCCGCCCCGAGGTCGCCCGCCTGGCCCCCGTGGCCACGGCGTTCAACGATGCCGCCCGCATCCGTGCGCTCACCATCGCCACGGGTGTCGACCCGATGAGCGTGCACGAGGCGTTCGAGGCCCTCGGGGTACCCGCCGACGTCACGCTGCTGCTGCGGGAGGCCCCCGGTACGCACCCGGCGGCGGTCGGCGCGATGCTCATGACCCGGATCGACGAGCTGCTCGTCGATCTCGACCCGTCCGCGGTGATGGTCTACGGCGGTGGGATGACGGCCGCGATGGCCGCCCAGGTCGCGTTCTGGCGCCAGATCCCGGTCGTGCACCTGCAGGCGGGTGTGGCCAGCGACGACCTGCTGTGCCCCTTCCCGCAGGAGGCCAACCGGCGCATCATCGGCCAGCTCGCCTCGCTGTTCCTCACCACCGGCGGCGCGGCGCTGGGCAGCCCGATCGGGCCCAACGCGATCCCCGTCGGCGACACGATGGCCGCCAACCCGCAGCCGGCCGACCTGCGGTTCGCCCGCCTGGTCCGACGCGTCCGCGCGGGCGACTCGAAGCTGGTGCTGGTCGGTCTCGACCGGCCCGACTCCCTCGGCGTGCTCGCCGGCCTGCCGAATCTCCTCGACCGCGAGTCCGACGTCGAGATCGTCGTCTACGGCGAGCTCGCGGCCCACGGTGCCGCCGCCCCGATCGCCCAGCACGACCGGGCCATCGCGGTGCGCGCGCTCCCGCTGGCGGAGCTGGTCGGGCTCATCGCCGCGGCCACGGTGCTCGTCTCCGACGATCCCGAGCTCGTCACCGACGCCCCGGGGCTCGGCACGCCCGCGGTGCTGGTCGACGGCCCGCACGTGGCGCAGCCGGGCGACTCGATACGGAGCATCCTGAGCCCGCGCGTGATGACCACGGTGCGGCAGGTGCTGGCCGTGTCGCCCAAGCACGAGGTGGAGCCGTCCGACGGCAAGGAGGCGGAGCGCGTCGAACAGTCCGTCGCCTGGATGTTCGGGCTCACGCCGTCGCCCGTGCTCACCGAGCCGGTGGTGCCGGAGCAGGCGGCCGCGGAGCCGGTCGTCGACAGCGAGGACGCCGACGAGCCGTCGAACACCGAGGCCTAG